A genome region from Arthrobacter sp. SLBN-100 includes the following:
- a CDS encoding NAD(P)H-hydrate dehydratase gives MINAYTGTQVRHAEEPLLAAGLGDVLMQRAAHGLAVAVIRELKARSLRIYGSSLMVLTGKGNNGGDGLYAAAFLAARGMRTTAILTADSAHPQALAAFERAGGRVRHLSDAAPGELAADTARADVVIDAVLGTGAKGGLRGSAASLVTGIADAWTRQTDAGIVVACDLPSGVDADTGEVSLPILSADLTVTFGAAKTGLLADPGADYAGRVEVVPIGIEENFETPELRRLDDGDIAALLPHPSRRAHKYSRGVLGVVAGSADYPGAAVLACRGALAAGVGMVRYLGPPEVAHLVRQSCPEVVCSTGTVAENRVQAWLVGSGMGPGDHEQLQRAGDAVESGLPVVADAGALPALPDVLAPHVILTPHAGELAALLKRLGGDEDRAAVEACTLAAVRRAAALTGATVLLKGATTLVAAPAGDVFAQADGTPWLATAGSGDVLAGVIGALLAQADSDVGRFRKLGIKVEGRWAVIAALGAALHGRAGRAASDACLGGPIAAGGIADSLPQVWGKVSTLSNPGAGKRNSHTQPLR, from the coding sequence CTCCTCGCTGCCGGACTCGGCGATGTCCTCATGCAGCGCGCCGCACACGGACTGGCCGTCGCGGTCATCCGGGAGCTGAAGGCCCGCAGCCTTCGCATCTACGGCTCTTCCCTGATGGTGCTCACGGGCAAGGGCAACAACGGCGGGGACGGCCTTTATGCCGCCGCCTTCCTTGCCGCCCGGGGCATGCGTACGACGGCGATCCTCACCGCGGACTCCGCCCATCCCCAGGCTTTGGCTGCTTTCGAGCGGGCCGGCGGCCGCGTCCGGCACCTCAGTGACGCGGCACCCGGCGAGCTGGCTGCAGACACGGCGCGCGCCGACGTCGTCATTGATGCCGTGCTGGGAACGGGCGCGAAAGGCGGGCTGCGGGGGAGCGCCGCCAGTCTGGTCACCGGCATTGCGGACGCTTGGACCCGGCAAACGGACGCGGGCATTGTGGTCGCGTGCGACCTGCCCAGCGGCGTGGACGCCGATACCGGCGAGGTGTCCCTGCCAATACTTTCCGCGGACCTGACCGTCACGTTCGGAGCGGCCAAAACCGGGCTGCTGGCCGATCCCGGCGCCGATTATGCCGGCCGGGTGGAAGTGGTGCCCATCGGCATTGAGGAAAACTTCGAAACCCCGGAGCTGCGCCGGCTCGACGACGGTGACATCGCCGCCCTCCTCCCGCACCCTTCGCGGCGGGCACACAAGTATTCGCGGGGAGTCCTTGGTGTGGTGGCGGGCTCCGCCGACTATCCGGGCGCCGCCGTCCTCGCCTGCAGGGGAGCCTTGGCAGCAGGAGTGGGAATGGTCCGCTACTTGGGGCCGCCCGAGGTTGCGCATCTGGTGCGGCAATCCTGCCCGGAGGTCGTCTGCAGTACCGGCACCGTAGCCGAGAACCGGGTGCAGGCCTGGCTGGTGGGTTCGGGAATGGGCCCCGGTGACCACGAGCAGCTGCAGCGCGCCGGCGACGCCGTCGAGTCGGGCCTGCCGGTGGTGGCGGACGCCGGTGCGCTGCCCGCCCTTCCCGATGTCCTGGCCCCGCACGTGATCCTGACCCCGCACGCCGGCGAGCTCGCCGCGCTCCTGAAGAGGCTGGGCGGCGACGAGGACCGGGCGGCCGTGGAAGCGTGCACCCTTGCCGCCGTCCGCCGGGCAGCCGCATTGACTGGCGCCACCGTCCTGCTCAAGGGGGCCACGACGCTGGTGGCCGCGCCCGCCGGGGACGTGTTCGCCCAGGCGGACGGCACCCCATGGCTCGCCACCGCCGGCAGCGGTGATGTCCTGGCCGGCGTCATTGGTGCGCTGCTCGCCCAGGCCGATTCCGACGTCGGACGCTTCCGGAAGTTGGGCATAAAAGTGGAGGGGCGATGGGCGGTGATCGCCGCGCTGGGAGCGGCGCTGCATGGCCGGGCCGGGAGGGCGGCGTCGGACGCCTGCCTCGGCGGGCCGATCGCTGCTGGCGGAATCGCCGATTCCTTACCCCAGGTTTGGGGTAAAGTAAGCACGCTTAGTAACCCTGGGGCCGGGAAACGTAATAGTCACACCCAGCCGTTACGGTAG